Proteins found in one Desulfovibrio porci genomic segment:
- the galU gene encoding UTP--glucose-1-phosphate uridylyltransferase GalU: MKDIRKVIIPVAGWGTRSLPATKNIPKEMLPIYNKPVIQYVVEEAQRAKIHDVIFVTNRDKSVIEDHFDYNLQLEAVLERAGKLDKLKEVRQVAEMVNIMSVRQKKQLGLGHAVLCARELVRDDPFAIMVGDDLMFGGVPGIGQLIEVAMAEKMPVIGVMEVPWEKVSRYGIIDGEEVAPGVFRVRNMVEKPKREAAPSRMAIVGRYVLTPEIFDYLEKVEPGHGGEIQLTDALQAMAQDRGMMAVRMSGMRFDAGDWAEFLTANIYFALQDEELRYELLGLLKNFVQFQ; encoded by the coding sequence ATGAAGGATATTCGCAAGGTGATCATTCCGGTGGCTGGTTGGGGTACGCGTTCATTGCCCGCGACCAAGAATATTCCCAAGGAAATGCTGCCCATCTATAATAAACCCGTCATCCAGTACGTGGTGGAGGAGGCGCAGCGCGCTAAGATCCATGATGTGATCTTTGTGACCAACCGGGACAAGAGCGTCATTGAAGATCACTTTGACTACAACCTCCAGTTGGAGGCTGTGCTGGAACGCGCGGGCAAGCTGGACAAGCTCAAGGAAGTGCGGCAGGTGGCCGAAATGGTCAACATCATGTCCGTGCGCCAGAAAAAGCAGCTCGGCCTTGGGCATGCGGTGCTCTGCGCGCGTGAACTGGTGCGCGATGATCCCTTTGCGATCATGGTGGGCGATGACCTGATGTTCGGCGGCGTGCCGGGCATCGGCCAGCTTATTGAAGTGGCCATGGCCGAAAAAATGCCGGTCATCGGCGTCATGGAAGTGCCCTGGGAAAAGGTCAGCCGCTACGGCATCATTGACGGCGAGGAAGTGGCTCCGGGCGTTTTCCGGGTGCGCAACATGGTGGAAAAGCCCAAGCGCGAGGCCGCGCCCTCGCGGATGGCCATTGTGGGCCGCTATGTGCTCACGCCGGAGATTTTCGACTATCTGGAAAAGGTCGAGCCGGGTCATGGCGGCGAAATCCAGCTCACCGACGCCCTGCAGGCCATGGCCCAGGACCGCGGCATGATGGCCGTGCGCATGTCGGGCATGCGCTTTGACGCGGGCGACTGGGCGGAGTTTCTTACGGCCAATATCTATTTCGCCCTTCAGGACGAGGAACTGCGCTACGAATTGCTGGGCCTGCTCAAGAATTTCGTCCAGTTCCAGTAG
- the glmM gene encoding phosphoglucosamine mutase, producing the protein MAERLFGTDGLRGTVNTAPMTVDVALRLGLAAGVRFRRGPHRHKVVIGKDTRLSGYMFESALTAGLCAAGMHVIMTGPLPTPAISFLTRSMRADLGVVISASHNPFSDNGIKFFDADGYKLPDQTENEIAEMVLNPDMAWPYPDSRMVGRATKIEDAGGRYIVYTKSCFPTQLTLSGLRIVVDCANGASYKVAPLALEELGAEVFRLGTAPDGTNINDHCGSLYPEVVAAKVREVRADVGLALDGDADRLIVVDEHGNVLDGDQLMALCAQAMMARGELPGNMLVATVMSNLALEIFMREHGGVLLRTKVGDRYVVEAMRREGAMLGGEQSGHLIFRGYSTTGDGLLAALQILRIMREKEKPLSELAGLLTPFPQKLVNVRVEKRLPFEERPGIGEAVARVEKELAGRGRVLLRYSGTEALCRIMVEGEDEDKVKVYAADLAEVVARELR; encoded by the coding sequence ATGGCTGAACGTCTCTTCGGCACGGACGGCCTGCGCGGCACGGTGAACACCGCGCCCATGACCGTGGACGTGGCCCTGCGCCTGGGGCTGGCCGCCGGGGTGCGCTTCCGGCGCGGCCCGCATCGGCATAAGGTGGTCATCGGCAAGGATACGCGGCTTTCCGGCTACATGTTCGAATCCGCGCTCACGGCGGGCTTGTGCGCCGCGGGCATGCACGTGATCATGACCGGCCCCCTGCCCACGCCGGCCATCTCCTTTCTGACGCGCAGCATGCGGGCCGATCTGGGCGTGGTCATCTCCGCCTCGCACAATCCTTTTTCCGACAACGGCATCAAGTTTTTCGACGCCGACGGCTACAAACTGCCGGACCAGACCGAAAATGAAATCGCCGAAATGGTCCTCAATCCGGACATGGCCTGGCCCTATCCGGATTCGCGCATGGTGGGCCGGGCCACCAAGATTGAGGACGCCGGGGGCCGCTATATCGTCTATACCAAGAGCTGCTTCCCGACCCAGCTGACCCTTTCCGGCCTGCGCATCGTGGTGGACTGCGCCAACGGCGCCAGCTACAAGGTGGCCCCGCTGGCCCTGGAAGAACTGGGGGCCGAGGTTTTCCGTCTGGGCACCGCGCCCGACGGCACGAATATCAATGACCACTGCGGCTCGCTTTATCCTGAAGTTGTGGCGGCCAAGGTGCGCGAGGTGCGCGCCGACGTGGGCCTGGCTCTGGACGGCGACGCCGACCGTCTGATCGTGGTGGACGAGCACGGCAACGTCCTGGACGGCGACCAGCTTATGGCCCTCTGCGCCCAGGCCATGATGGCGCGCGGCGAACTGCCGGGCAACATGCTGGTGGCCACAGTGATGAGCAATCTGGCGCTGGAGATTTTCATGCGCGAGCACGGCGGCGTCCTGTTGCGCACCAAGGTGGGCGACCGCTATGTGGTGGAGGCCATGCGCCGCGAAGGGGCCATGCTTGGCGGCGAGCAGTCCGGCCATCTCATTTTCCGGGGCTACAGCACCACGGGCGACGGCCTGCTGGCGGCCTTGCAGATTCTGCGGATCATGCGCGAAAAGGAAAAGCCGCTCTCCGAACTGGCGGGCCTGCTCACGCCCTTCCCCCAGAAACTCGTCAATGTCCGGGTGGAAAAGCGCCTGCCCTTTGAAGAACGTCCGGGCATCGGCGAGGCCGTGGCCAGGGTGGAAAAGGAACTGGCCGGGCGAGGCCGGGTACTGTTGCGCTACTCGGGCACCGAAGCGCTCTGCCGGATCATGGTGGAAGGCGAAGATGAGGACAAGGTCAAGGTCTACGCGGCGGATCTGGCGGAGGTGGTGGCGCGCGAACTGCGTTAA
- a CDS encoding CdaR family protein — protein sequence MKSSENNGGLRRAPHLFSLLVAVLAAVAMWYVVSVRDRLEAQVEVNIDYYGIPPNLVVTDGLISKITVRLRGPETLLRSIPQQRLTQAVDLSDIKKGVTIVPLGGDNLGPNFRAFELVDIQPPRIVIKADTLLERSVPLRTIVDSPLRGGALTVENVSVSPATVVLRGPEDVVSDISSVPLTIMLDPKAAGTTVHQTIALDTPSLVTATPSSVRVQYTITSGRTVVSRRCKVELAGENRRQYTVEPEEVTVLVEVPEALAKSARYLGQLEVSVTPPSLEPGQSEKAELRFRLPEGMTLLNPATEEVTVFRKKK from the coding sequence ATGAAATCCTCTGAGAACAATGGCGGGCTGCGGCGCGCGCCGCATCTGTTTTCACTGCTGGTGGCCGTGCTGGCCGCCGTGGCCATGTGGTACGTGGTCAGCGTGCGCGATCGCCTGGAAGCCCAGGTCGAAGTGAATATCGACTATTACGGCATTCCGCCCAACCTGGTGGTCACCGACGGCCTGATCAGCAAGATCACGGTGCGCCTGCGCGGACCGGAAACCCTGCTGCGTTCCATCCCCCAGCAGCGGCTGACCCAGGCCGTGGACCTGTCGGACATCAAGAAGGGCGTCACGATCGTGCCGCTGGGCGGTGACAATCTGGGACCCAACTTCCGGGCCTTTGAACTTGTGGATATCCAGCCGCCGCGCATCGTCATCAAGGCCGACACCCTGCTGGAGCGCAGCGTGCCCCTGCGCACCATTGTGGATTCGCCCCTGCGCGGCGGGGCTTTGACTGTGGAAAACGTCAGCGTGTCCCCGGCCACCGTGGTATTGCGCGGACCCGAGGACGTGGTGTCGGATATTTCCAGCGTGCCGCTGACCATCATGCTTGATCCCAAGGCGGCGGGCACCACCGTGCACCAGACTATCGCCCTGGACACGCCCAGCCTGGTCACCGCCACTCCCTCCTCGGTGCGCGTGCAGTACACCATCACCAGCGGGCGCACCGTGGTGTCGCGGCGCTGCAAGGTGGAACTGGCCGGGGAGAACCGCCGCCAGTATACGGTGGAGCCGGAGGAGGTGACCGTGCTGGTGGAAGTGCCCGAAGCCCTGGCCAAGAGCGCCCGTTATCTGGGACAGTTGGAGGTCAGCGTCACGCCCCCTTCCCTGGAGCCGGGCCAGAGCGAAAAGGCGGAGCTGCGTTTCCGCCTGCCCGAAGGCATGACCCTCTTGAATCCGGCCACTGAAGAAGTTACGGTTTTTCGCAAGAAAAAATAG
- the cdaA gene encoding diadenylate cyclase CdaA, producing the protein MFEHFVFDWRDLLDIALVSALLYQVIQLLRGSRALAVLTGLGLLTLLYFMSRTMGLYTLTWLLQHIFSSLFILIVVIFQADIRQALGEIGAHRLFRRRDLKQGGVEEVVMACVEMARLRVGALIVIERSMRLGDMIKREGVRMDAQLSRQLLMNIFYPKAPLHDGAVVISRGRIMAAACILPLAVAKGQNFGTRHRAALGITQESDAVVVVVSEERGEISVAMKGELVRALDAARLRQVLNEIL; encoded by the coding sequence GTGTTCGAGCATTTTGTTTTCGACTGGCGCGACCTGCTGGACATTGCCCTGGTCAGCGCGCTGCTCTACCAGGTCATCCAGTTGCTGCGCGGCTCCCGCGCCCTGGCCGTGCTTACCGGCCTGGGGCTGCTGACCCTGCTGTATTTCATGTCCAGAACCATGGGCCTGTATACGCTCACCTGGCTGTTGCAGCATATTTTCAGCTCCTTGTTCATCCTCATTGTGGTCATCTTTCAGGCCGACATCCGTCAGGCTCTGGGCGAAATCGGCGCGCATCGGCTGTTCAGGCGGCGCGACCTCAAGCAGGGCGGGGTGGAGGAAGTGGTCATGGCCTGCGTGGAAATGGCCCGCCTGCGTGTGGGCGCGCTCATCGTCATTGAACGCAGCATGCGCCTCGGCGACATGATCAAACGCGAGGGCGTACGGATGGACGCCCAGCTCTCCCGCCAGCTGCTCATGAATATTTTTTATCCCAAGGCCCCGCTGCACGACGGCGCGGTGGTCATCAGCCGCGGGCGGATCATGGCGGCAGCCTGCATTCTGCCGCTGGCCGTGGCCAAGGGGCAGAATTTCGGCACCCGCCACCGGGCGGCTCTGGGCATCACCCAGGAGAGCGACGCCGTGGTCGTGGTCGTGTCCGAGGAGCGCGGCGAAATTTCCGTGGCCATGAAAGGGGAACTGGTGCGCGCTCTGGACGCGGCGCGTTTAAGGCAGGTGCTCAATGAAATCCTCTGA
- a CDS encoding sensor domain-containing diguanylate cyclase gives MLENSGISRRAAATFIILLILCSLAVYLLVERKYQFEYIKMERIILNQSNRLTNVLTRLLYKTQALSALVVQHNGKVENFEKVAATLLDDPAILNVLAAPGGVVRAVYPVEGNEAVLGLNFFEKGAGNQEAVEARDTGRLVLGGPFTLVQGGEALVGRLPVYADDGKGEKLFWGLVSVTLKFPQALNGAELDKLSELGLAYEIWRVSPETNEKQVIAHSAYEYNDDAPYIEVPLTIFNAHWFFRVSPIKLWYQYPESWLYISLGVLVSFLLAMLAQHNLDLRRVRSQLENMAYHDPLTGILNRRGPFERLPVLIGEGGYFSLYYLDLNNFKTFNDTYGHTVGDRILQVFTERVRKRMDFPHLFARIGGDEFILIAYGQENEEKADKLFNGIRVALQDLVVEGAGDVRISFSMGKAVYPRDGNNIDELIAHADGDMYTEKRTRSGKIGATA, from the coding sequence GTGCTTGAGAACAGCGGCATATCGCGGCGGGCCGCCGCCACTTTCATCATTCTGTTGATTCTGTGCAGCCTGGCCGTCTACCTTCTGGTGGAGCGGAAATACCAGTTTGAGTATATCAAGATGGAGAGGATCATCCTCAACCAGAGCAACAGGCTCACCAATGTTCTTACCCGGCTGCTCTACAAGACGCAGGCTCTTTCCGCTCTGGTGGTGCAGCATAACGGCAAGGTGGAGAATTTCGAAAAGGTGGCTGCCACCCTTCTGGACGATCCGGCCATCCTCAATGTGCTGGCGGCTCCGGGCGGCGTGGTCAGGGCCGTGTATCCCGTCGAAGGCAATGAGGCCGTGCTGGGCCTGAATTTTTTTGAAAAAGGCGCTGGCAACCAGGAAGCCGTGGAAGCCAGAGATACAGGCCGGCTGGTTCTGGGCGGTCCTTTCACTCTGGTGCAGGGAGGAGAGGCCCTGGTGGGCCGTCTGCCCGTGTACGCCGATGACGGCAAGGGCGAGAAGCTATTCTGGGGTCTGGTTTCCGTTACCCTGAAATTTCCGCAGGCCCTGAACGGCGCGGAACTGGACAAACTGTCCGAACTGGGCCTGGCGTATGAAATCTGGCGGGTCAGTCCGGAGACCAATGAAAAGCAGGTCATCGCGCACAGCGCGTATGAATATAACGACGACGCGCCCTATATTGAAGTGCCGCTTACCATTTTCAACGCCCACTGGTTCTTCCGTGTTTCGCCCATCAAGCTCTGGTATCAGTATCCCGAGTCCTGGCTGTACATCAGCCTCGGCGTGCTGGTCAGCTTTCTGCTGGCCATGCTGGCCCAGCACAATCTCGATCTGCGCCGCGTCCGCAGCCAACTGGAAAACATGGCCTATCATGATCCGCTGACCGGCATCCTCAACCGGCGCGGCCCGTTTGAACGACTGCCGGTCCTGATCGGGGAGGGCGGCTACTTCAGCCTGTATTATCTGGATCTGAACAATTTCAAGACCTTCAACGATACCTACGGGCACACTGTGGGCGATCGGATATTGCAGGTTTTCACGGAACGCGTCCGGAAGCGGATGGACTTTCCGCATCTTTTCGCGCGCATCGGCGGCGACGAGTTCATTCTCATCGCCTACGGGCAGGAGAATGAGGAAAAGGCCGACAAACTGTTCAACGGCATCCGCGTCGCGCTGCAAGACCTGGTTGTTGAGGGCGCCGGGGACGTCCGGATTTCCTTCAGTATGGGCAAGGCGGTCTATCCCCGCGACGGAAACAATATCGACGAACTGATCGCCCACGCGGACGGCGACATGTACACAGAGAAACGCACCCGCTCCGGAAAAATCGGCGCGACCGCATAA
- the folP gene encoding dihydropteroate synthase produces the protein MDAPWLVRGGRALTASAPFGVMGIVNLTPDSFYDGGAHAGPHAGLTHALHLLDQGADILDLGAESSRPGAAALEPAEELERLLPVLTGLRQRASGAVISVDTYHAATAAAALEQGAAIINDISACAFDPGLLDVLVQYKPGYVLMHSQGRPDRMQRDPRYDDVRREVLEFFERELARLTAAGLPEDHIALDPGIGFGKTLEHNLALLSHPEDWLGFGRPVLMGLSMKSVFGGLLGLSPSQRGAATQTATALLWSRGVFWHRVHDVAAARQSLALAAAFAPHASPAD, from the coding sequence ATGGATGCGCCCTGGCTCGTGCGCGGGGGCAGGGCGCTGACGGCGTCCGCCCCTTTCGGCGTTATGGGCATCGTCAACCTGACGCCGGATTCCTTTTATGACGGCGGCGCGCACGCCGGGCCGCACGCGGGCCTGACGCATGCCCTGCACCTGCTCGATCAGGGCGCGGACATTCTGGATCTGGGCGCGGAATCTTCCCGCCCCGGCGCGGCGGCGCTGGAACCCGCCGAAGAACTGGAGCGTCTGTTGCCTGTGCTGACCGGCCTGCGGCAGCGCGCGTCCGGCGCGGTCATCTCCGTGGACACCTATCACGCGGCCACCGCCGCTGCGGCTCTGGAGCAGGGGGCCGCGATCATCAACGACATTTCAGCCTGCGCTTTTGATCCCGGGCTCCTTGACGTGCTGGTCCAGTATAAACCGGGTTACGTGCTGATGCACAGCCAGGGCCGCCCGGATCGCATGCAGCGCGACCCGCGTTATGACGACGTGCGCCGCGAAGTGCTGGAATTTTTCGAGCGTGAACTGGCGCGCCTGACGGCCGCCGGGCTGCCCGAAGACCACATCGCGCTGGATCCGGGCATTGGCTTCGGCAAGACACTGGAACACAATCTAGCTCTGCTCTCCCACCCTGAGGACTGGCTGGGCTTCGGCCGGCCGGTGCTCATGGGCCTGTCCATGAAGTCCGTGTTCGGCGGTCTCCTGGGCCTGTCCCCTTCCCAACGGGGCGCGGCCACCCAGACGGCCACAGCCCTGCTCTGGAGCCGGGGCGTATTCTGGCACCGGGTCCATGACGTGGCCGCCGCCCGACAAAGCCTTGCACTGGCCGCCGCGTTTGCTCCCCATGCTTCCCCCGCCGATTGA
- the ftsH gene encoding ATP-dependent zinc metalloprotease FtsH, giving the protein MNQFSRNLMLWAIIVLAMVMLFNMFQQPQAGLQRVPYTEFLSKVDEGQVLSVTIQGHTLIGKTSDNKSIQTYAPQDAGLVNRLIEKKVEIKAEPPEESPWYMTLLVSWFPMLLLIGVWIFFMRQMQSGGGKAMSFGRSRARMLNQESARVTFADVAGVDEAKEELSEVVEFLSNPKKFTRLGGRIPKGVLLVGPPGTGKTLLARAVAGEAGVPFFSISGSDFVEMFVGVGASRVRDLFVQGKKNAPCLIFIDEIDAVGRQRGAGLGGGHDEREQTLNQLLVEMDGFESNEGVILIAATNRPDVLDPALLRPGRFDRQVVVPTPDLRGRRRILEVHTKRTPLDPDVDLEVLARGTPGFSGADLENLVNEAALQAAKLNQDKLDMRDFEFAKDKVLMGRERRSLILSDEEKRITAYHEGGHALTARLLPGSDPVHKVTIIPRGRALGVTMQLPEEDRHGYSRSYLKNNLVVLLGGRVAEELIFDDITTGASNDIERVTRMARKMVCEWGMSEAVGTLSIGETGEEVFIGREWVQNKNFSEDTARLVDSEVKRIVEEAHARCRKLLQDNEETLHRIARALLDRETITGDDLDLLMENKELPPLDINGKPLKSSRPGGPQNRDKGGDFVLEPDDAGQETSGDAAAADAMGQTPPATPETDPSRPEPATTPTPEQADHAGQADLKDPADHAEQDKK; this is encoded by the coding sequence TTGAATCAGTTCAGTCGCAACCTGATGCTGTGGGCGATTATCGTCCTGGCGATGGTCATGCTTTTTAATATGTTCCAGCAACCGCAGGCCGGTCTGCAACGGGTGCCCTATACGGAGTTCCTGAGCAAGGTGGACGAGGGACAGGTGCTGTCCGTGACCATCCAGGGACATACGCTCATAGGCAAAACATCGGACAATAAGAGCATCCAGACCTATGCTCCGCAGGATGCGGGCCTGGTCAACAGACTCATTGAGAAAAAGGTGGAAATCAAGGCCGAGCCGCCGGAAGAATCCCCCTGGTACATGACCCTGCTGGTATCCTGGTTCCCCATGCTTTTGCTCATCGGCGTCTGGATTTTCTTTATGCGCCAGATGCAGAGCGGTGGCGGCAAAGCCATGAGCTTCGGCCGTTCCAGAGCGCGCATGCTCAATCAGGAGAGCGCGCGCGTCACCTTTGCCGATGTGGCGGGCGTGGACGAGGCCAAGGAAGAACTCTCGGAAGTGGTGGAATTTCTGTCCAATCCCAAGAAGTTCACCCGCCTGGGCGGACGCATACCCAAGGGCGTGCTGCTGGTGGGGCCTCCCGGTACAGGCAAAACCCTGCTGGCGCGGGCCGTGGCCGGCGAGGCCGGGGTGCCGTTCTTTTCCATTTCCGGTTCGGACTTTGTGGAAATGTTCGTGGGCGTGGGCGCTTCGCGCGTGCGCGACCTCTTCGTGCAGGGCAAGAAGAACGCGCCCTGTCTGATCTTTATTGACGAAATTGATGCCGTGGGTCGCCAGCGCGGCGCCGGTCTGGGCGGCGGACATGACGAGCGCGAGCAGACCTTGAACCAGTTGCTGGTGGAAATGGACGGCTTTGAAAGCAATGAGGGCGTCATCCTCATCGCGGCCACCAACCGTCCGGACGTGCTGGACCCGGCCCTGCTGCGGCCCGGCCGTTTCGACCGTCAGGTCGTGGTGCCCACGCCGGATCTGCGCGGCCGCCGCCGCATTCTTGAAGTGCACACCAAGCGCACGCCTCTGGATCCGGACGTGGATCTGGAGGTGCTGGCGCGGGGCACGCCGGGCTTTTCCGGCGCGGATCTGGAAAACCTGGTCAACGAGGCGGCGCTGCAGGCGGCCAAGCTGAATCAGGACAAGCTGGACATGCGCGACTTTGAATTCGCCAAGGACAAGGTGCTCATGGGCCGCGAGCGGCGCAGCCTGATCCTCTCGGACGAGGAAAAGCGGATCACCGCGTATCACGAAGGCGGCCACGCCCTGACCGCCCGGCTGCTGCCCGGCTCCGACCCGGTGCACAAGGTTACCATCATTCCGCGCGGCCGCGCCTTGGGCGTGACCATGCAACTGCCTGAAGAGGACCGTCACGGCTACTCCCGCAGCTATCTGAAAAACAATCTGGTGGTGCTGCTGGGCGGCCGTGTGGCTGAAGAGCTGATCTTCGATGACATCACCACCGGCGCGTCCAACGATATCGAGCGCGTCACCCGCATGGCCCGCAAGATGGTCTGCGAGTGGGGCATGAGCGAGGCCGTGGGCACGCTGTCCATCGGCGAGACCGGGGAAGAGGTCTTTATCGGCCGCGAATGGGTGCAGAACAAGAACTTCAGCGAAGACACGGCCCGTCTGGTTGACTCCGAGGTCAAGCGCATTGTGGAAGAGGCTCACGCCCGTTGCCGCAAGCTTTTGCAGGACAACGAGGAAACGCTGCACCGCATCGCGCGGGCTCTGCTGGACCGTGAAACCATTACCGGCGACGATCTGGATCTGTTGATGGAGAACAAGGAACTGCCGCCTCTGGACATCAACGGCAAGCCCCTGAAATCTTCCCGGCCCGGCGGCCCCCAAAACCGGGACAAGGGCGGCGATTTCGTTCTGGAGCCGGACGATGCGGGCCAGGAAACTTCCGGCGACGCGGCTGCGGCCGACGCCATGGGCCAGACGCCCCCGGCGACTCCGGAAACTGATCCGTCGCGTCCGGAACCGGCCACGACGCCCACCCCGGAGCAGGCGGACCATGCCGGACAGGCTGATCTGAAAGACCCGGCCGACCATGCGGAACAGGATAAAAAGTAA
- a CDS encoding FecR family protein, with product MFLQRAVFWTIFCCLCLGFVEPAFAASPQPAEAARVIAVAPGAFVQRGNERTPLRLKDPLYKEDKVSTNATGKLQLLFADDTTVAVAPDSLINIADFSFGGPAKASFALGVGRGLARVVTGKVVQRNREGFKVTTPHATVGIRGTILTADVRNPSQSKFILSQLGAGHVVSVVNASTGQHTEMPKAGLTTEAGAAGNVLRPATPAEMSVVQTVTRQTRQAPHPPATGNAAARGTATAARAQAQSSTAAKNPATMSTPAPMAAAGVEDPSGGHSVAGKGNTTVSQVAATAPKRNEDILHVVTGNLADSSAPGAATPDSRPGGGSTSGGSTPAPTSGGDSTPGGDLTPDPTPGGSTPGGSSPGGSTPDPMPGGSSTPGGDLAPDSTPGGDSSPGGDLTPGPAPGDDSTTGGDLTPDPMPGGDLTPGAGDNPSGITASYQGTLMGTESSIGIGGTFGFDVNLGSGGIDNGVMVVGPGTSTPDSAVANSFTNGTGQMDRDNGNFNVGDFTPDSLHPDASASMNGNISGNDTVTVEHWEVQRPGNPGGDLSGTGSGSKVSP from the coding sequence GTGTTTCTCCAGCGCGCCGTTTTCTGGACAATATTCTGTTGCTTGTGTCTGGGCTTTGTCGAGCCGGCTTTTGCCGCGTCACCCCAGCCCGCCGAAGCGGCGCGCGTGATCGCCGTGGCGCCCGGGGCTTTTGTCCAGCGCGGAAACGAGCGTACGCCGCTCAGGCTTAAAGACCCGCTGTACAAAGAAGACAAGGTCAGCACCAATGCCACCGGCAAGCTGCAACTGCTTTTTGCCGACGACACTACTGTGGCCGTCGCGCCCGACAGTCTGATCAATATCGCGGATTTCAGCTTCGGCGGTCCGGCCAAGGCCAGTTTCGCATTGGGCGTGGGCCGTGGTCTGGCCCGTGTGGTCACCGGCAAGGTGGTGCAGCGGAATCGCGAAGGGTTCAAGGTCACCACACCGCACGCCACGGTGGGCATCCGCGGCACCATTCTGACAGCCGACGTACGCAATCCATCCCAGAGCAAATTCATCCTCAGCCAACTGGGCGCGGGACATGTTGTCAGCGTGGTAAACGCCTCCACGGGCCAGCATACGGAAATGCCCAAGGCCGGTCTGACCACTGAAGCGGGGGCCGCCGGCAATGTGCTGCGTCCGGCCACGCCTGCGGAAATGAGCGTGGTGCAGACCGTGACGCGCCAGACTCGCCAAGCGCCGCACCCCCCCGCTACGGGCAACGCTGCGGCTCGGGGTACGGCAACGGCGGCCCGAGCGCAGGCGCAATCATCGACTGCTGCTAAAAATCCGGCAACGATGAGTACTCCCGCTCCCATGGCCGCGGCCGGCGTGGAAGATCCCTCCGGAGGGCACAGCGTGGCCGGCAAGGGCAACACCACAGTCAGCCAGGTTGCCGCCACAGCCCCTAAAAGAAACGAGGATATCCTGCACGTTGTGACCGGTAATCTTGCCGATAGCTCTGCCCCCGGCGCCGCCACGCCTGATTCTAGGCCCGGCGGCGGTTCCACATCCGGCGGCTCCACGCCTGCCCCCACGTCCGGCGGCGATTCCACCCCCGGTGGCGACCTTACTCCTGATCCTACACCCGGCGGCTCCACGCCCGGGGGGTCCAGCCCCGGCGGCTCTACACCCGATCCCATGCCCGGTGGAAGCTCCACGCCCGGCGGCGACCTTGCTCCTGACTCTACACCCGGCGGCGATTCCTCCCCCGGCGGTGACCTCACGCCTGGTCCCGCGCCCGGTGACGATTCCACGACCGGTGGAGATCTCACTCCTGATCCCATGCCCGGCGGTGATCTCACACCCGGCGCGGGCGACAATCCCAGTGGGATTACGGCCAGTTATCAGGGAACGCTTATGGGCACGGAATCCAGCATAGGCATAGGCGGCACATTCGGTTTTGACGTAAATCTGGGCAGCGGAGGCATAGACAACGGCGTTATGGTGGTTGGTCCAGGCACCTCAACTCCCGACAGTGCGGTCGCCAACAGCTTCACCAACGGTACCGGCCAGATGGATCGCGACAACGGCAACTTCAACGTGGGCGACTTCACTCCCGATTCTCTGCATCCCGATGCCAGCGCATCCATGAACGGCAATATCAGCGGCAACGACACGGTGACGGTAGAGCACTGGGAGGTCCAACGCCCCGGGAATCCGGGAGGCGACCTCAGCGGTACAGGCAGCGGTTCCAAAGTATCTCCGTAA